In Bacteroidia bacterium, the genomic window ATGGAACGCGGAGAAAATTCAAACAATAATAATTCGATTGCCAATAAAACGGCGGCTATCGGGCTTCCGAAAATGGCTGCCATACCAGAAGCAGCACCTGCTGTCAGTAAAATTTTACGCTCGTCCGCTGTTGTTTTTAGTATTTGTCCGATAACGGAACCAAAAGCGCCACCTGTAGCAATGATAGGACCTTCCGCACCAAACGGACCGCCTGTTCCAATCGCGATAGCAGAAGAAATAGGTTTTAAAAAGGTAATAGCGGGCGGGATGCGACTTCCATTTTCGAGCACTTGTTCCATCGCTTCAGGAATACCATGCCCGCGAATGGCTTTTGAACCGTAACGTGCCATAAGCCCAACAATAACGCCACCTACAGCAGGAACTAAAACAACCCACCAACCCAAATGGTTATCTGCTGGAGAAGAAAACGCGGTAGAAATTCGTCCGTAAAAAGCAATGTTCGTAATCAATCCGATGAGTCCCACCAAGCCCTCTGCCACTAAACCGGTTACCAAACCAATTCCAATAGCCAACATACTTATATAAAACACTCTTTTATTTACAATGTTATCTTTTTTAGGATGGATTCTTTCGCCTGCAATCGTTTCTCCCATAGAAGGAGCGATAGGCAGACCTTCTGTTGTAGAAGATTCTGATACACGTCTTTTTAACATTGAAAAAATGTTTTTTTGATTTTGAGGCGGCAAAGATACGTATTATAAAATGTTTCCGAAAAAGTGTTTCAAAAAAATAATTTTTCAACTCTCCTTTTTTATCTCATGAAAATCGCTTTTCTTTTCCAAATCAATTTTGATTATTTTGCTATTTTTGTGGCTCAAAAATTAATTTTTCAGACATGGCAAAAGCAGACAATTTTCAGGCTCCCGATTATTATTTGTTGGACGATTTACTCAGCGATGAGCATAAAATGGTGCGCGATGCCGCACGTGCTTGGGTAAAAAAAGAAGTTACTCCGATTGTGGAAGAAGCCTGTCAGAAAGCACAATTCCCGAAACAATGGATAAAAGGTTTGGCAAGTATCGGCGCATTTGGTCCGTACATTCCGCAAGAATATGGCGGCGCCGGATTGGATCAAATTTCGTACGGATTAATTATGCAAGAATTGGAGCGCGGCGATTCTGGATTACGCTCTACAGCCTCTGTACAAAGTTCGTTGGTGATGTATCCAATTTATACTTTTGGTTCCGAAGCACAACGAAAAAAATATTTACCAAAATTGGCTTCCGGCGAAATGATGGGCTGTTTCGGGCTTACAGAGCCTGATCACGGTTCCAATCCTTCTGGAATGCTTTCTAATTTTAAAGACAAAGGCGATCATTATTTATTGAATGGTGCCAAAATGTGGATTTCCAATGCGCCTTTCGCGGATATTGCTGTTGTTTGGGCAAAAAATGAAGAAGGAATTATTCACGGAATGATTGTAGAACGAGGAATGCCAGGATTTACAACTCCTGAAACACATGGCAAATGGTCCTTACGCGCAAGCGCTACAGGAGAATTGGTTTTCGACAATGTAAAAATTCCGAAAGAAAATTTATTGCCAAATGTAAAAGGATTGAAAGGTCCGTTGAGTTGTTTAAATTCTGCTCGTTACGGAATTGCTTGGGGCGCTATTGGCGCTGCGATGGATTGTTACGATTCGGCTTTGCAATATTCAAAACAACGCATTCAATTCGGGAAACCGATTGGAGGTTTTCAATTGACGCAAAAAAAATTAGCAGAAATGATTACCGAAATCACCAAAGCGCAATTATTGGTTTGGAGATTAGGTGTGTTGAAAAATGAAAATCGCGCTACGCCAGCACAAATTTCGATGGCAAAAAGAAACAATGTAAACATGGCTTTACAAATTGCACGCGAAGCACGCCAAATATTCGGCGGAATGGGCATTACAGGAGAATATCCGATTATGCGCCACATGATGAATTTAGAATCTGTAATTACTTACGAAGGCACGCACGACATTCATTTGCTGATTACCGGAATGGATATTACTGGTATAAGTGCGTTTGAATAAAAAATAATTTTTCGTATTTATTTAGTGAATGAAAAAAACGATTTGAAAAATTAATTTTTTGAAGGCTCAAAAATAATTTTTCACTCACCTTTTTCTGTTTTTTGTACCGTTTTTAAATTTAGTAAATTCATCGGATTAGCGGTTAACCCTGAAATGTCCTTTTGTACCAAACGCACTACTTGATCGTAATACAAAGGCACAATTGGCGCGTCATCCATTAATAATTGATCCATTTGTTGATAATCGGCATAACGCAAAGAATCGTTTTCTTCTGTTCGCGATTTTTCATACAAAACATCAAAATGCGGATTGCTGTAATGCGTATAATTAAATCCCGCTGGACTAAAATTTTGGCTGTAAAAAAGCGATAAAAAATTTTCCGCATCAGGATAATCTCCCACCCAAGATTTTCTAAAAAAATTCATTTCCGAACTGGCAATCGCTTCCGAAAGTATCGCCGCTTTTTCCACACTAATTTTTACTTTGATGCCAATGGCAGCCAATTGCGATTGAATAAAACTGCACAAATCCTGATACTGTGCCGTAGTATGCAAAGTAATTTCAGGCAAGCCTTTTCCATTTGGATAACCAGCGAGCAAGAGCAATTGCTTGGCTTTATCAGGGTTGTAGGTATATCCTTTTACTAAATCAGAATTGAAAGATGGCAATCCGGGCGGTACGAAACCAGCAGTAGCAGGTGTTCCTAAACCCCAGCGTAAATATTTCACCATTTTTACACGATCAAATCCGTAATTGATGGCTTGGCGAATTTCTAATTTTTGAAGTGGAGAGTTTTTCACAATGTCAAATTTCGGGTCAATTAAAATTCCGAGATAATCTGTTTTCAAAAATGGCTGACTCTGCAAATAAAATTTATTTTTGAAACTGTTTTTTAGTTTTCCAGAATGTTCAAAAACTTGCTCTTTATCAATCGCATCCGCGCCAGAGAGTAAGTCTAATTTATCTTGTAAAAATTCTAAAAAAGCAGTTTCCTTATCTCTTATAAAAGAGATGGAAACAGCATCCAAATAAGGCAAACGATGTGTTCCTTCAAACTCAAAATAATGATCGTTTTTTACGAGAATTAATTTCGAACCTTCATCCCAAACTTTAAATTTAAACGGGCCTGTTCCTACGGGATGACTGCGAAAATCATCTCCGTAACGATCAATCGCTTCAATCGGAATAACGGAAAAATATTTCATCGTTAAAATGCTTAAAAAAGGAGCAAAGGCTTGCTTTAAATAAATGATAAAAGTAGAATCATCTGGCGCCTCGAAGCCTTTGTAATTACTCCGCTCTCCTCTATCAATATTGGAAAGCAACGTGGTAGCACTCGAAACTGAGGGATCGTACAAACGAAAAAAACTGTGTACAAAATCGGATGCAATTACTTTTCTACCTGCATTTTTTGGAAACACCGAATCATCCTGAAAATACACATCGTGGCGTAAATGAAAAATATATTGAGTGCCATTTTGCCCAATTTCCCACGACTTCGCGATGCAGGGTTTTACGTGCAAAGAATCATCCATTTGCACCAATCCATTGAACAATTGATTGTCTGCCTCAATATTCTCAAAATTTCGTGCTGCCGCGGGATCTAAAGAGGTAATTCCTGACAGCTCATTGTATCGAAAAACTGTTTTATCTGATTCTTTTTTTACCACCGGATTGGAGCAAGAATTCATCAATATCACCGTCGCGCAAGCGAGGTAAAAAATATATTTTTTCATTTTTTACTTTTTGATTTTACTAAAAACAAGTTTAGAAAATACGTGCACTCCAGAAACTTTTTTTAGTCTGAATTATAAACAGTTTTATTAACAGGATTTCTTATTCATCCCGAAAAGCTTATAAATAAAGGAAATTATTGTAATTAACCGTGTATGGTTTCCTTTTTTCCGTACTTGGAAATTATTTTTTCTTCGTGTTCTAAAAATTCTTTCCAGCGTTTTTCTACGTCTTGATCTGCTGCATATTTGCGCGCAAATTGAAGAAACAAAGTATAATGCGTAGCTTCGCTGATCATTAATTGATGATAAAATTCCGATAATTCTTTGTCTTGAATATTTTCAGATAACACTCTAAAACGCTCGCAACTTCTGGCTTCTATCAATGCCGAAAATAAAAGTCGGTCAATTAAAACAATGTGTCGCTGAAACCCTTTTCGCACAAAACTGTACAACTCGTTCACGTATTCATCACGCCGTTCGCGACCTAAAACCCAGCCGCGTTTTTTAATTTGTTCGTGCACCATTTGAAAATGTGCCAATTCTTCTCGCGCCAATTCCAACATTGCATCCACAATATCCGAATATTCTGGAAAATTGACAGTCATACTAATCGCATTAGAAGCCGCTTTCTGCTCACAAAAAGCATGATCCGTTAATATTTCTTGAATATTTGTTTCCACGATATTTACCCAACGCGGATCAGTAGGAAGTTTTAAACCAAGCATTTGAAAAATTATTTTTTGAAACTCATTTTACGGCTTTGAAAAATTATTTTTTTGAAGCGATTTTTTCGTTAGTTAAAATTATTCAATTCATTTCTAAAAATAGTTCGCTTGTCATGCTGACGAAGGAAACATCTGAATATAATAGATTCTTCACTTCGTTCAGAATGACAATTTTTTTAGTCTGGAAATATTTTTTCAGGATTTAATATTCCATTTGGATCAAAAATTTTTTTGATGGCTTTCTGTATCTCAATGGATTTAGGATGAAACGCAATATCCATATAATTTTTTTGCACCCAACCAATTCCATGTTCTCCCGAAAGTGTTCCGCCTAAATCAACACACAATTTAAAAATTTCACGAATTCCTTGCGGCAATTTTGTGTGCCAATCGTCATCGCTCATGTTTTCTTTAATAATATTTACGTGCAAATTTCCGTCTCCAGCATGTCCGTAACAGACCGAACGAAAACCATATTTCACGCCAATTTCTTTCACACCTTTTAACAATTTCGGAAGTTCGGCACGCGGCACCACCGTATCTTCTTCTTTGTAAACCGAATTCGATTTAACCGCCTCCGCAACGCTTCTACGAAGTTTCCACAAATTATTTTTTTGCTCTGCACTTTCCGCCAACAAAATTTCGCCGCATTCAAATTGCATCATCACTTCGTTTATTTTTTCGGCTTCTTTATAAATTACATCCATGTCGTTTCCATCCAATTCCACTAACAAATGCGCGTTCACCTCATCGTCTATTTTAATATTGATATTTGGATTAAATTTCAGCGTCCAATCTATGGCATCGCGTTCCATAAATTCCATTCCGGAAGGCGTAATTCCTGCTCTGAAAACTGCCGAAACTGCTTCGCACGCTTTTTCAGCCGACTGAAAAGGAACGAGCAAAACCAATGTTTTTTCAGGATACGGAATCAATCGAAAAACAATTTTGGTAACAATTCCGAGTGTTCCTTCGCTGCCCACCATTAGTTGCGTTAAATTATATCCAGTCGAATTTTTAAGTACATTAGCTCCTGTCCAAATAATTTCGCCCGTTGGCAAAACCACTTCCAAATTCAATACATAATCTTTGGTAACTCCGTATTTTACAGCTTTTGGTCCGCCAGAAGATTCAGCAATATTTCCGCCTAAAAAACAACTTCCTTTGCTCGCAGGATCGGGCGGATAAAAAAGTTTTTTTTCGATAACTGCTTCTTGAAATACTTGATTGATAACGCCAGGTTCTACAACAGCTTGTAAATTACGTTCGTCAATTTTTAAAATTTTATTGAAACGTTCCATCGAAAGAATAACGCCACCGCAAACTGCTAATGCGCCACCACTCAAGCCCGTTCCAGCTCCGCGCGGAGTAATCGGAATATTTTCGGCATTGCAAATTTTTAAAATTTCAGAAATTTGTTCAGGTGTATTTGGCTTTAAAACCAATTCAGGAAAGTAAGTTAAATCTTCCGTTTCATCGTGGGCGTAATCTGCTAATTTATCAGGATGTTCGATAACGAATTCAGGCGGAATTATTTTTTTGAATTGCGCAACAATTGCCGCATTTATTTTAGCGTATTTCATCTCGCAAAGGTATTAAAATGAGAATTGTTTTGGTCTTCAAAAAAATAATTTTTCAAACCGATTTTTGTTCTCGTTTTTGGTGCTTCGAAAAAATAATTTTTCAATTCCGAAAAAGCAAACAGCTTATTCCGCTAATTATTACGAAAAAAAGAGTAAGTATCATTTCCTTTTTTCTATTTCTATTCTTTGTTATTTTGTGATAAACTAACATTGTTAAAGGCGCAACAATTGTCGAAAATAAAATCACTCCAATCCAACTCATATCCATTACTCTATGTCTTTCTGCTCCAACTGTTACCCAGCCTCGTGCCGAAGGCGGATAAATAAAATCCATTATCCAATAAATAAAACCAAAATAGGTTATGAAAAGAATAAGAATTGACAACAAATAAAACAAAACAGTTGAGAGTGAATTGTTTTTGATTAGAAATGAAAGTAAGGTAATAAAACCAAAAGCAAGTAATATAATTTGAGCATTATTTTTTAATTGAGTTTGGATAAATCCAGTTATTATTGAACCTATAAAAAGAAGAACAATGATTATATCTGAAGGTTTAATTTTCATGAAAAAATATTTTTTCAAACCGATTTTTATTCCTGTTTTGTGTGCTTCGAAACAATAATTTTTCGAAGCTGTTTTTTACAAGCGAATTCCGATGACTAAAATAGCATCCATTTGTTGGAAATCGCCTTTCCAATCTTCGGTATATTTTTTCTTGTAAATGTAAAAAAAATAATGAAATTTGATGCAGCTTTAATACCTTCGATTTTTTATAAATAATCACATTCAAAAAAATAATTTTTCAATGAACAAAAAATCTACCTTTCTTTTTTCAGCGTTTCTTTTTTTGACAATGCTTTCCGCGAATGCGCAAGACGCCAGTAAATACAACTCTTCGGATGTTTTCGATTTGTCCTTTTTAAATAACCCCGGAACCGTTTATCGTAGCGGAAGCGGAACGCCCGGACCTAATTATTGGCAAAATTGTGCGGATTATAAAATCGCGGCAACGCTTGATACCACTATTGCTTCCGTAAACGGAAAAGTAAGTATTACTTACACGAATAACAGTCCGGACGAACTTAATTTTTTGTGACTGCAATTGGATCAAAATCTTTTTAAGCAAGATTCTCGTGGCGCTCTCACAACGCCTGTTGGCGGATATCGTTTCGGAAATACTGTTTTTCAAGGAGGCGATTCTATTCAGTCGGTAAAAATTACATTGGATGGAAAAACGTACACCCCGAAATTTATTATTTCGGACACGCGCATGGAAATTTTATTGGACAAAGCGATGCGTCCGAAAGGCGATAAAGTAACGGTTGATATTGCGTACAGTTTTAAAATTCCGGAAGATGGTTCGGACCGTATGGGACGCACAACAACTAAAAATGGAACCATTTATGAAATCGCACAATGGTATCCGCGCATGGAAGTGTATGACGATGTAGAAGGCTGGAACACCTTGCCGTACTTGGGCGCCGGAGAATTTTATTTGGATTATGGAAATTATGATTTCACGATAACTGCTCCATCCAATCAAATTGTAGTTGCTTCTGGCGAACTACAAAATTCTTCGGATGTGCTGACTCACGAAGAAATTTCGCGTTTAAATAAAGCGCGTAACAGTGATTCTACTATTGCCATTATCGGTAAAAATGAAATTGGAAATCCTTCAACTCGTCCTACAAACAAAGGAAATTTGACATGGCATTTTAAAATGGAAAATTCCCGCGATGTAACTTGGGCATGTTCCAAAGCATTTATTTGGGATGCTGCACGCGTAAATTTACCAGACAAGAAAAAATGTTTGGCAATGTCTGTTTACCCGATAGAAGTAGCGGGCGATTCAGCTTGGGGACGCTCCACAGAATATGTAAAAGGAACACTTGAATACAACTCGAAAGCGTATTTTGAATTTCCATACCCGGTGGCAGTAAATGTTGCTGGAAGAGTACGTGGAATGGAATATCCGGGAATTGTTTTTTGTGGATGGGAAGCTAAACGCGGCGTGCTTTGGTTTGTTACGACACACGAATTTGGACATACTTGGTTTCCGATGATTGTGGGTTCCAACGAACGTAAATATGCTTGGATGGACGAAGGTTTTAATACCTTCATTAATAATTTTTCTACGCGAAGTTTTCACAACGATGAATACAAAACGCAGCGCGATTCGGCTCCTTTAATTGTTAATTATATGATGAAGCCAGACGTGCAACCGATAATGACTTACGCAGATGCCGTTGTTGCCAGAGATCTTGGAAACAACGCGTATTTTAAACCAGCACTTGGCTTAAAAATGTTGCGCGAAGACATTGTTGGACCGCAATTATTTGATGCTGCTTTCCGCACATATATTAGTCGTTGGGCGTTTAAACATCCTACGCCAAAAGATTTTTTTAATACGATGAACAACGCAACAGGCGAGGATTTGAATTGGTTTTGGAAAGAATGGTTTTACAATACTTGGAAATTTGATGTGGCTGTAAAAGATGTAAAATATTTTGGCGATGATGCTTCGAAAGGTGTTTTGATTACGGTAGAAAATTTAGAAAAAATGGCTTTGCCAGTTACCATTCAGATAAAAGAGAAAAATGGAAAAGTGGGTATCGTAAAATTACCAGTGGAAGTTTGGCAACGTGGTGGAGTGTGGACATTTCATTACGATTCTACGGATTTAGTTGAATCCGTAATTATTGATCCTGACAGACAATTGCCAGATATTAATTTTGATAATAATGTGTGGAAATCAAGTGCAGATTTAAGTGATGATATGCCAAAACATAAAAAGAAAAAATGACCGAAAATTTATTTCCAAGCTTCGATAAAATACTTCCACGTTCCGAAAAAGAAAAATTATTGAATCAGCGTGGAATGGTAATTTGGCTCACTGGACTTTCTGGCGCAGGAAAAACAACGATTGCCTTGGCGCTCGAAAAAAAATTACACGAAAAAAAAATTCTCACAGAGGTTTTAGACGGCGATAATGTGCGCACCGGAATCAATCGAAATTTAGGTTTTTCGGAAATAGATCGCATGGAAAATATTCGGAGAATTGCGGAAGTAGCGAAACTTTTTTTGGATTGCGGAATCGTTACCATTTGTGCCTTTGTAAGTCCGACTGAAACGATGCGTCAAGAAGCGAAAAAAATCATCGGCGAAAATTATTTTTTCGAAGTGTTCGTAAATACACCTTTTGCTGTTTGCGAAAAACGTGATGTAAAAGGTTTGTATGCGAAAGTAAAAAAAGGCGAACTGAAAAATTTTACTGGAGCCGATTCTTCTTTTGAAATGCCTGTAAATGCAGACTTAATAATCCATACAGAAAATACAACAGTAGAAAATTGTGCAGAACAAATTTTAAAAAATATTGTTCGGAAAATTATAATTTTAAAAAAATAGTTCAAAATATAAATTGAAGTTTTTAACAAACAAAAATAAATCATGAAAAAAATAATCGCTACAACATTTGTTTGTTTTTTACTTCTAACAAGCGCGCAAGGACAAACAATTAGCAAAAAGGACGCAAAACAATTTTTAGAAAAAGCGTGGAGTTATTTAAAAACATCAGACTCTACTTCATTTGTTAAGTTATGGGCGCTTGATGCTTCAGCACCGAAACATAAAGGACGAACTTTTTCAAGTCAAGATATTATTGAGAATTTTGATATGATGAAAGGATATTTAGATACAGCTTTGATAGAAAATTTAAAGATTGATTACATCGAAGTTGAGAAGGATAATTTAAAGGGTACTGATTCGGAATATTGGATAAAAGCTTGGTTTAAGTACGATGAACATGACTATAAAGGATTTGGATTTTATATCGCATACAAAAATAGCAAATGGGTCGTTCGTGATAATCCAAGCACTTCAACAATGAAGAAAAATTAATACGAATAAAAAAGCAGCCTTCAAAAAATAATTTTTTGAAGGCTAAAAAACGCTTCAAAATAAAAAGTCCTTCTAAGTGATTACTCAGAAGGACTTGCCTTTCGGCTTGGTAGCGGGGACCGGACTCGAACCGATGACCTTTGGGTTATGAGCCCAACGAGCTACCAACTGCTCCACCCCGCACTATATATTTATCTAAAAATGAACGATGAATCGTGTGTATGCCTTTTTAATTGCGGTGCAAAGATATAATTTTGTTTCTTTGCACTGCAATAAATTATTAACAAATATGCACAGGGCAGGTTTCGTAAATATAATTGGTAGTCCAAATGCAGGAAAATCAACCTTAATGAATGTATTGGTGGGCGAAAAACTTTCCATCATTACATCCAAGGCTCAAACTACGCGTCATCGTATTTTAGGCATTGTGAACGGCGAAGATTTTCAAATTGTGTATTCCGATACGCCGGGCATTTTAGCGCCTAATTATAAATTGCAACAATCCATGATGGATCAGGTAAATACGGCTATTTCGGATGCAGATGTTTTTTTATTAGTGGTGGATATCAAAGAAATGAGAGAAACGGAAGCCGAACTAAAAATCATCGAGAAATTAGCGCAACATAAGTCGCCAGTGTTGGTATTGCTCAATAAGATTGATTTAAGCGATCAAAAAAAATTAGAACAAAAAACAGCACTTTGGCAAGGTCGGATTCCGAAGGCGGAAATTATTCCGGTTTCGGCACTTCGTAATTTTAATGTGGATTATGTGTTGAAACGAATCCTCGCGCATTTGCCCGAGAACGAACCATTTTACGATAAAACAGCTTTGACGGATCGTCCCGAAAAGTTTTTTGTGGCGGAAATTATTCGCGAAAAAATATTGTTGAATTATCAAAAAGAAATTCCGTATTCCGTCGAAATTATTGTGCAATCTTTTAAAGAAGAAGAAGGCATTATAAAAATGGCTGCCGAAATTTTTGTGGCGCGCGAATCGCAAAAAGGCATTTTAATTGGGCACGAAGGTTCCGCATTAAAAAAAGTAGGAACGCAAGCACGCAAAGACATTGAAATGTTTTTTGAGAAAAAAGTTTTTCTGGAACTCTTTGTAAAAGTCAATAAAGATTGGCGAGACGACGACTCGCAATTAAAAAGATTCGGATACATCAATTGAAAAATTATTTTTTTAACAGCTAAAATTTTCACCTTTTAAATTTCCTAAAATTGCCAAATATAGTAGCCATTGTTGGTCGCCCAAACGTAGGTAAATCAACACTTTTTAATCGTTTAACAGAAAGTAGAAAAGCCATCGTAGACGAAATTGCGGGAGTTACGCGCGATCGCCATTACGGAAAAGTAGATTGGAACGGAGTCGTGTTTTCGCTCATTGATACCGGCGGTTACATCAAAGGTTCCGAAGATATTTTCGAAGAAGAAATTCGCAAGCAAGTGCAATTGGCAATCAGCGAAGCCAACGTTATTTTATTTGTGTTAGACGTTACAGAAGGGATTAATGATTACGACAAAGACGTAGCGAATTTATTGAGACGTTGCAAGAAAAAAGTGATTGTGGTTTCCAACAAAGTAGATAATGGGGCGCGTTTGGCGCTTTCAGCGGAATTTTACGGACTCGGATTGGGAGAAGTATTCAGCGTTGCCGCGATTAACGGAAGTGGAACTGGCGAATTGTTAGATGAAGTTGTGAACTCTTTCGAGAATAAAAATGAGGAAGAAGAACAATTAAATATTCCAAGATTTGCCATTGTGGGTCGTCCGAATGTGGGAAAATCGTCCATGATAAATGCCCTTTTGGGAGAAGAAAGAAATATTGTAACTCCTATTGCTGGCACTACGCGCGATTCGATTCACACACGTTATCAAGCTTTCGGACATGATTTTTTATTGATTGACACTGCCGGAATTCGTAAGAAATCAAAAGTAGAAGAAGATTTAGAATTTTATTCGGTGATGCGCTCCATAAGATCCATCGAAGATGCAGACGTTTGTTTGTTGTTGATTGATGCAACTCTCGGAATCGAATCACAAGATTTGAATATTTTTCAGCTCATTACTAAAAACCGCAAAGGCTTGGTAGTAGTGATTAATAAATGGGATTTGCTCGAAAAAGGGAATAACGCAACCAAAGAATACGAAGAAAAAATAAAAGAAAAAACAGCTCCTTTCCGTGATTTTCCAGTAGTTTTTACTTCCGCACTTACTAAACAACGCATTTTAAAAGCCATGGAAACGGCGGAAGAAGTGTATGCGAATAAAACGATTAAAATTCCCACTCGAAAATTATGCGATGTCATGTTGCCGCTCATCGAAAATTATCCGCCGCCTGCTACTAAAGGGAAACACGTGAAAATAAAATTTGTAACGCAGTTGCCGACGAAGAATCCGAATTTTGCTTTTTACTGTAATTTGCCACAATATGTAACGGAGTCTTACAAGCGATTTCTTGAAAATAAATTGCGCGAAAATTTTAATTTTAATGGAGTTCCCGTTGAAATTATCCTGAAAAAGAAAGTGTAAAAACGATTTCTTTATTGATTATCCTGCAAAAAATCACGTAATTTGCGACCTGTTTCAAAGAGCACAAAAATTAATTTTTGAACGAGCATAAAAAAATTTATTGAGATGACCAAACGAACCGATTTTTATTATTCAACCGAGCCTGAACCACATCGCATACGGACGAGAGTCATTATGCAAAAACATCCAGAAATCCGCAAATTAATCGGCAAAAATCCCTATACTATTTTTGCGATAATCGGAATTGTAAGTTTCCAAATTGTCCTTTCTTGGCTGGTAGCAGCGCATTCCTGGTGGATTGTTGTTGCCGCAGCCTATTTTTTGGGTGCTTACGCGGATCATGCTTTGTTTGTGATGATTCACGAATGCGCACATTATTTATTGTTCAAAAGACGCTCGTTAAACCGTTTGGCGGGCATGTTAGCAAACCTTCCGCAAATTATGCCAAGTTCCGTTTCATTTGAACGTTATCATATTAAGCATCATTCTTTTCAAGGCATTCACGAATTAGATGCTGATTTACCAAACCAGTGGGAAGCCAAATTAGTTGGCAA contains:
- the era gene encoding GTPase Era; this translates as MHRAGFVNIIGSPNAGKSTLMNVLVGEKLSIITSKAQTTRHRILGIVNGEDFQIVYSDTPGILAPNYKLQQSMMDQVNTAISDADVFLLVVDIKEMRETEAELKIIEKLAQHKSPVLVLLNKIDLSDQKKLEQKTALWQGRIPKAEIIPVSALRNFNVDYVLKRILAHLPENEPFYDKTALTDRPEKFFVAEIIREKILLNYQKEIPYSVEIIVQSFKEEEGIIKMAAEIFVARESQKGILIGHEGSALKKVGTQARKDIEMFFEKKVFLELFVKVNKDWRDDDSQLKRFGYIN
- the der gene encoding ribosome biogenesis GTPase Der, which produces MPNIVAIVGRPNVGKSTLFNRLTESRKAIVDEIAGVTRDRHYGKVDWNGVVFSLIDTGGYIKGSEDIFEEEIRKQVQLAISEANVILFVLDVTEGINDYDKDVANLLRRCKKKVIVVSNKVDNGARLALSAEFYGLGLGEVFSVAAINGSGTGELLDEVVNSFENKNEEEEQLNIPRFAIVGRPNVGKSSMINALLGEERNIVTPIAGTTRDSIHTRYQAFGHDFLLIDTAGIRKKSKVEEDLEFYSVMRSIRSIEDADVCLLLIDATLGIESQDLNIFQLITKNRKGLVVVINKWDLLEKGNNATKEYEEKIKEKTAPFRDFPVVFTSALTKQRILKAMETAEEVYANKTIKIPTRKLCDVMLPLIENYPPPATKGKHVKIKFVTQLPTKNPNFAFYCNLPQYVTESYKRFLENKLRENFNFNGVPVEIILKKKV